The Arcobacter porcinus sequence TATTTGGAAGAACAATAAATGCAATTCTAAAAATTGTAAAATATCTATTATCAAATAATATTAGAATAGTTGTTGTTGAACAAAATTTAGATTTATTAGATGAAAAAGATCCACTTGCAATTATGGTTTTAAATATAATTAGTGTTGCTGTAAATTTAGAAAAAGAGCTTCAAAGTTTAAGAACAAAAGAGGCTTTAAATGCAAAAAAACTAGATGGAATAGCACTTGGAAAACCAATTGGAACTATTCAAAAGTCAAAATTTGATGAACATAGAGATAAAATTGAAGAGCTTTTATCAATGGGAATGAGTGTTAGAAAGATTGCAAAACTTTTAGGATATAACAATCATATAGGGCTTAATAATTATGTAAAAAAAAGAGATATAAAAGAGCAAGTCTTAAAGAAGCAAGAGTTAATATAGTATTTTATTAGCCTTTAACAAAATTATAGTAAAATAATGACTTAAAAATAATGGGAGTTTTATAAATGAAAGTATTATTAATTAAAGATGTAAAAAGTTTAGGAAAAGCTGGAGAGATAAAAGAAGTAGCTGATGGATATGGAAAAAATTTTTTAATTGCAAAAGGTTTAGCACTTCACGCAACAAATGAGGTTTTAGCAAGACATAAAGCAGAACAAAAAAGAGCTGCATTAAAAGAAGAAGAAGATATTAAAAATGCAAAAGAGTTAGCAGAAAAACTAAATGCAACAAAATTAACAATCAAACATAAAGTTGGAGCAAATGACCAATTAATTGGGAGTGTTACAAATAAAGAGATAAGTGAAGAGTTAGAAAACCAATTTTCTATTATTATAGATAGAAAAAATATCTCTATTGACACAAAAATAAAACATATTGGTATTTTTGAAGTAACTTGTAAGTTAGGATTTGGAATTAATGCAAGTTTAAAAATTGATATTATTGCAGGTTAATTATGTTTCACGCAACAACGATATTAGCATATAAAGGTAAAAATAGTGCAGTAATTGGCGGAGATGGACAAGTTTCATTTGGTCACACTGTTTTAAAAGGAAATGCTACAAAAATAAGAACTCTTTATCAAGGTAAGATTTTAGCTGGATTTGCTGGAAGTACAGCAGATGCTTTTAACCTTTTTGATATGTTTGAAGCACATTTAGAAGCTTGTAAAGGTGATTTATTAAAATCAGTTATTGCATTTTCTAAAGAGTGGAGAAAAGATAAATATCTTAGAAGACTTGAAGCTATGATGATAGTTTTAAATAAAGAAAAAATATATATTTTAAGTGGAAATGGTGATGTAGTTGAACCAGAAGATGGTGCGATTGCTAGTATTGGAAGTGGTGGAAATTATGCAATTAGCGCTGCAAGAGCTTTAGCAAAACACTCAAACTTAAGTGAAGAAGAGTTGGTACGTGAGTCTTTAATGATAGCTGGAGAACTTTGCATATATACAAACCAAAATATAAAGATATTAAAACTAGAGGATTAAGAAATTATGGATATGACACCTAGGCAAATTGTAGCATATTTAGATGATTATATAATTGGACAAAATGATGCAAAAAAAACAATAGCATTGGCTCTTAGAAATAGATATAGAAGAATGAGAGTTGAGCCAAAACTTCAAGAAGAGATTATGCCAAAGAATATTCTTATGATTGGAAATACTGGAGTTGGTAAAACAGAAATAGCAAGAAGAATGGCAAAGATAATGGGTCTTCCTTTTGTAAAAGTTGAAGCTAGTAAATATACAGAAGTTGGATTTGTAGGAAGAGATGTTGAATCAATGATTCGAGATTTAGTTTATGAAGGTATAAATCTTGTAACAAAAGAGTATGAAGATAAAATAAAAGACAAAATTGATGATGAAGTTATAAAAAAGATTATTGAAAAACTTGTACCTCCACTTCCAGATAGTGCAAGTGATAGTGCAAAAGAGTCTTTTATAAAAACATATAATTTAATGGAGAAAAAGCTTTTAAATGGTGATTTAGATGATAAATTAATTGAGATTGAAATACCAAAAAAAGCACATGTAGAAATACTTGATTCAAATATCCCTTTTGATATGAGTTCAATGCAAGAAAGTCTTAATAAAATGCTTGGAAGCTTAAATAAAGAGAAAATAAAAAAAGAAGTAGCAATAAAAGATGCAAAAATTCTTTTAAGAGGAGAGGCAAGTGAAGGTTTACTTGATACAGAAGCTATAAAGATTGAAGCACTTAAAAGATGTGAAAATGGTGGAATAATTTTTATTGATGAGATTGATAAAATTGCAAGTGGCAAAAAAAATCAAGGAAATGATCCATCAAAAGAGGGTGTTCAAAGAGATTTACTTCCAATAGTTGAAGGAAGTAGTGTTCATACAAAATTTGGACAAATAAAAACAGATCATATTTTATTTATTGCAGCTGGTGCGTTCCATGTTTCAAAACCAAGTGATTTAATTCCAGAGCTTCAAGGAAGATTTCCGCTAAGAGTAGAATTAGAATCATTAGATGAAGATGCACTTTATAAAATATTAACAAATACTAAAAATTCGCTTCTTAGACAATATAAAGCACTTCTTGCTATTGAAGAAGTAGAGTTAGAGTTTGACGATGAAGCTATAAAAGCTTTTGCAAAATATAGTGTTCAAGCAAATAATAAAACAGAAGATATAGGTGCAAGAAGATTACATACAGTAATTGAAAAAGTTATTGAAGATATCTCTTTTGATGCAGATATTAATAGAGGTTCAAAAGTAGTTGTTGATAGTAAATTAGTATCACAAAAATTAGAAAAAATTGTTGAAAACGAAGATATTACAAGATATATCTTATAGTTTAAATAAATTTTGGTAGAATATAGTTTATTTTATAAAAGGGGGATTTTAATGAATATTATTACATTTTGTCAGGTAGATGAGTCGCTTTTTAATCCAGATTTTTCTGTTGAGTATTTTCACTCAAAAGGTGAGGGTAAAGCTAAAGCAGATATTGCTATTTTAGATATAGAGAGTATTTTTGAATATGAAGAGAACAAGCATGATGCTTGTAAAGAAAAATTTGTCTCAATTGCAGTTTTAGAAGATGATGATGATTATGAAGCTTTTAAAAACTTTGGAATAGATGCTTGGATTAGAAGTGAAGAGTTAGCTCAGATAAATAACTTAATAATTCAGTTAAAAGATAGATTTTTATCTTAAATAAGGAAAGTAGAATTATAATAGATACACATTGTCATTTAGACAACGAAGCATATTTAAGTGATATTGATGGAGTTATTAAAAATGCAAAGGAAGTTGGAGTTAATCTTTTTATAATTCCTGGTGCAGATTTTGATACTCTTCCAAGAGCAATTGAGCTTTCTGAAAAATATGATGAGGTATATTTTGCTGTTGGAACACATCCTTATGATATTGATAAATATAGTGAAGAGATAATAGAGAAATATGTTTCTCATCCAAAATGTGTTGCTATTGGAGAGTGTGGATTAGATTATTATAGATTACCAGAAGATGAAGAAGAGAAGAAAGAGAATATAAAAAAACAAAA is a genomic window containing:
- a CDS encoding recombinase family protein gives rise to the protein MSKVFTYIRGSEAQQDYAQNQKKSIENYILKKRIEVYKEIVIEINRPQEERNLLKLIENCEKNSTLIVANLNVFGRTINAILKIVKYLLSNNIRIVVVEQNLDLLDEKDPLAIMVLNIISVAVNLEKELQSLRTKEALNAKKLDGIALGKPIGTIQKSKFDEHRDKIEELLSMGMSVRKIAKLLGYNNHIGLNNYVKKRDIKEQVLKKQELI
- the rplI gene encoding 50S ribosomal protein L9, translated to MKVLLIKDVKSLGKAGEIKEVADGYGKNFLIAKGLALHATNEVLARHKAEQKRAALKEEEDIKNAKELAEKLNATKLTIKHKVGANDQLIGSVTNKEISEELENQFSIIIDRKNISIDTKIKHIGIFEVTCKLGFGINASLKIDIIAG
- the hslV gene encoding ATP-dependent protease subunit HslV, whose translation is MFHATTILAYKGKNSAVIGGDGQVSFGHTVLKGNATKIRTLYQGKILAGFAGSTADAFNLFDMFEAHLEACKGDLLKSVIAFSKEWRKDKYLRRLEAMMIVLNKEKIYILSGNGDVVEPEDGAIASIGSGGNYAISAARALAKHSNLSEEELVRESLMIAGELCIYTNQNIKILKLED
- the hslU gene encoding ATP-dependent protease ATPase subunit HslU, which translates into the protein MDMTPRQIVAYLDDYIIGQNDAKKTIALALRNRYRRMRVEPKLQEEIMPKNILMIGNTGVGKTEIARRMAKIMGLPFVKVEASKYTEVGFVGRDVESMIRDLVYEGINLVTKEYEDKIKDKIDDEVIKKIIEKLVPPLPDSASDSAKESFIKTYNLMEKKLLNGDLDDKLIEIEIPKKAHVEILDSNIPFDMSSMQESLNKMLGSLNKEKIKKEVAIKDAKILLRGEASEGLLDTEAIKIEALKRCENGGIIFIDEIDKIASGKKNQGNDPSKEGVQRDLLPIVEGSSVHTKFGQIKTDHILFIAAGAFHVSKPSDLIPELQGRFPLRVELESLDEDALYKILTNTKNSLLRQYKALLAIEEVELEFDDEAIKAFAKYSVQANNKTEDIGARRLHTVIEKVIEDISFDADINRGSKVVVDSKLVSQKLEKIVENEDITRYIL